One segment of Chionomys nivalis chromosome 3, mChiNiv1.1, whole genome shotgun sequence DNA contains the following:
- the Mcm7 gene encoding DNA replication licensing factor MCM7 has protein sequence MALKDYAIEKEKVKKFLQEFYYDDELGKKQFKYGTQLVHLAHREQVALYVDLDDVAEDDPELVDSICENAKRYSKLFADVVQELLPEYKEKEVVSKDVLDVYIEHRLMMEQRSRDPGAVRNPQNQYPSELMRRFELYFQGPSSSKPRVIREVRADSVGKLVTVRGIVTRVSEVKPRMVVATYTCDQCGAETYQPIQSPTFMPLIMCPSQECQTNRSGGRLYLQTRGSKFVKFQEMKIQEHSDQVPVGNIPRSITVVLQGENTRIAQPGDHVSVTGIFLPILRTGFQQMAQGLLSETFLEAHRIVKMTKSEDDAAGAGELSREELKQIAEEDFYEKLAASIAPEIYGHEDVKKALLLLLVGGVDQSPQGMKIRGNIHICLMGDPGVAKSQLLSYIDRLAPRSQYTTGRGSSGVGLTAAVLRDSVSGELTLEGGALVLADQGVCCIDEFDKMAEADRTAIHEVMEQQTISIAKAGILTTLNARCSILAAANPAYGRYNPRRSLEQNIQLPAALLSRFDLLWLIQDRPDRDNDLRLAQHITYVHQHSRQPPAQFEPLDMKLMRRYIAMCRERQPTVPESLADYITAAYVEMRREARASKDATYTSARTLLAILRLSTALARLRMVDIVEKEDVNEAIRLMEMSKDSLLGEKGQTARTQRPADVIFATVRELVSGGRSVRFSEAEQRCISRGFTPAQFQAALDEYEELNVWQVNTSRTRITFV, from the exons AAAAAGTTAAGAAGTTCTTGCAAGAGTTTTATTATGACGATGAACTTGGAAAGAAGCAGTTCAAGTATGGGACCCAGTTG GTTCATCTGGCTCATCGGGAACAAGTGGCATTATACGTGGACCTGGATGACGTAGCTGAAGACGACCCTGAGTTGGTCGACTCTATTTGCGAGAATGCCAAGCGCTACTCAAAGCTGTTTGCTGATGTTGTGCAAGAGCTTCTGCCTGAGTACAAGGAGAAGGAG GTGGTGAGTAAAGATGTCCTGGATGTGTACATTGAGCACCGGCTGATGATGGAGCAGCGGAGCAGAGACCCTGGAGCAGTCCGGAACCCTCAAAACCAATATCCTTCTGAACTCATGCGTAGATT CGAGTTGTATTTCCAAGGCCCAAGTAGCAGCAAGCCTCGAGTGATCCGGGAAGTACGGGCTGATTCTGTGGGGAAATTGGTAACTGTGCGTGGGATCGTCACTCGTGTCTCTGAAGTCAAGCCCCGGATGGTGGTGGCCACATACACTTGTGATCAGTGTGGGGCAGAGACTTATCAACCG ATCCAGTCTCCCACTTTCATGCCTTTGATCATGTGTCCCAGCCAGGAGTGCCAAACCAACCGCTCAGGAGGGCGGCTATACCTGCAGACTCGTGGTTCCAAATTTGTTAAATTCCAGGAAATGAAGATTCAAGAACAT AGTGATCAAGTTCCTGTGGGAAACATACCTCGTAGCATCACAGTGGTTTTACAAGGAGAAAACACAAGGATTGCCCAGCCCGGGGACCATGTCAGTGTCACTGGTATCTTCTTGCCAATCTTGCGTACAGGGTTCCAACAGATGGCACAG GGTTTACTGTCAGAGACCTTTCTGGAAGCCCACCGGATTGTGAAGATGACAAAGAGTGAGGATGATGCAGCTGGGGCCGGAGAGCTGAGCAGGGAGGAACTAAAGCAAATTGCAG AGGAGGATTTCTATGAAAAGCTGGCTGCTTCTATTGCTCCAGAGATCTATGGGCATGAAGATGTGAAGAAAGCGCTGTTGCTGCTCCTAGTGGGTGGGGTAGACCAGTCTCCTCAAGGCATGAAGATCAGGG GAAACATCCACATCTGCCTTATGGGAGATCCTGGTGTGGCCAAATCTCAGCTCCTATCTTATATTGATCGTCTTGCTCCCCGAA GCCAGTACACAACAGGCCGGGGCTCTTCTGGGGTGgggctcacagcagctgtgctgAGAGACTCTGTGAGTGGGGAACTCACCTTAGAGGGTGGTGCCCTGGTGCTGGCTGACCAAGGTGTGTGCTGCATTGATGAGTTTGACAAAATGGCCGAAGCTGACCGCACAGCCATCCATGAGGTCATGGAGCAGCAGACTATCTCCATTGCCAAGGCAGGGATTCTCACCACACTCAATGCCCGATGCTCTATCCTGGCTGCTGCCAATCCTGCCTATGGACGATACAACCCCCGGCGGAGCTTGGAGCAGAACATACAGCTTCCTGCTGCTCTGCTTTCCCGATTCGACCTTCTCTGGCTGATTCAGGACCGGCCTGACCGAGACAATGACCTCCG GTTGGCGCAGCATATCACCTATGTTCACCAGCACAGCCGGCAGCCCCCTGCCCAGTTTGAGCCTTTGGACATGAAGCTTATGAG ACGCTATATAGCCATGTGTCGCGAGAGGCAGCCCACGGTGCCTGAATCTCTGGCTGACTACATCACAGCAGCATATGTGGAGATGAGGCGAGAGGCCCGGGCCAGTAAGGATGCCACCTATACTTCTGCCCGGACCCTGCTGGCCATTCTCCGACTTTCTACTGCTCTG GCTCGCCTCCGAATGGTAGACATCGTGGAAAAGGAAGATGTAAATGAAGCCATAAGGTTGATGGAGATGTCAAAGGACTCCCTTCTGGGTGAAAAGGGACAAACAGCTAG GACTCAGAGGCCAGCAGATGTGATATTTGCCACCGTCCGTGAATTGGTCTCAGGGGGACGAAGTGTCCGGTTTTCTGAGGCTGAGCAGCGTTGCATATCACGTGGTTTCACACCAGCCCAATTCCAGGCAGCTCTGGATGAATATGAGGAGCTAAATGTCTGGCAAGTCAATACTTCTCGGACAAGGATCACTTTTGTCTGA
- the Cops6 gene encoding COP9 signalosome complex subunit 6, whose product MAAAAAANGSGGSSGMEVDAAVPSVMASGVTGSVSVALHPLVILNISDHWIRMRSQEGRPVQVIGALIGKQEGRNIEVMNSFELLSHTVEEKIIIDKEYYYTKEEQFKQVFKELEFLGWYTTGGPPDPSDIHVHKQVCEIIESPLFLKLNPMTKHTDLPVSVFESVIDIINGEATMLFAELTYTLATEEAERIGVDHVARMTATGSGENSTVAEHLIAQHSAIKMLHSRVKLILEYVKASEAGEVPFNHEILREAYALCHCLPVLSTDKFKTDFYDQCNDVGLMAYLGTITKTCNTMNQFVNKFNVLYDRQGIGRRMRGLFF is encoded by the exons atggcggcggcggcggcggcgaacGGGAGCGGAGGCAGTAGCGGCATGGAGGTGGATGCAGCAG TCCCCAGCGTGATGGCCTCCGGAGTGACTGGGAGTGTTTCTGTCGCTCTTCATCCCCTTGTCATCCTCAACATCTCGGACCACTGGATCCGCATGCGCTCCCAGGAGGGGCGGCCTGTGCAGG TGATTGGGGCTTTGATCGGGAAGCAGGAGGGGCGAAATATCGAAGTGATGAACTCCTTTGAGCTGCTGTCCCACACCGTGGAAGAGAAGATTATCATTGACAAGGAATATTATTACACCAAGGAGGAGCAGT TTAAACAGGTGTTCAAGGAGCTGGAGTTTCTGGGTTGGTATACCACAGGGGGGCCGCCTGACCCCTCCGACATCCACGTCCATAAGCAG gtATGCGAGATAATTGAGAGTCCCCTGTTTCTGAAGTTGAACCCCATGACCAAGCACACAGAC CTTCCTGTCAGCGTTTTTGAGTCCGTCATTGATATAATCAATGGAGAG GCCACAATGCTGTTTGCCGAGCTCACTTACACGCTGGCCACTGAGGAAGCTGAACGTATCGGTGTAGACCATGTGGCCCGGATGACAGCAACAGGCAGTGGGGAGAACTCCACGG TGGCCGAACACCTGATAGCTCAGCATAGCGCCATCAAGATGCTGCACAGCCGCGTGAAGCTCATTTTAGAATATGTCAAGGCCTCTGAAGCAG GAGAGGTTCCCTTCAACCATGAGATCCTGCGGGAGGCCTATGCCCTATGCCACTGTCTTCCGGTTCTCAGCACAGACAAGTTCAAGACAGACTTTTATGAT CAATGCAATGACGTGGGGCTCATGGCCTACCTCGGCACCATCACCAAAACGTGCAACACAATGAACCAGTTTGTGAACAAGTTCAACGTCCTCTACGACCGACAAGGCATCGGCAGGCGAATGCGGGGACTGTTTTTCTGA